Sequence from the Bremerella volcania genome:
TCGAAACCCAAGATCAGGCCCATCATGAGGATGGTGACCATCACGGTCACAGTCCTTTCCAGGCTCACCACTTCGAAACGATGCAGCAGCAGTTCGATGCCGGTAAGCTTGGCATCTGGCTCTTTCTGTTTACGGAAATCCTGATGTTCAGCGGGCTCTTTTGCGCCTACCTGATCTATCGATACAACCACCCGGAAGTCTTCTTGTACGCTCACAAGCAGCTCGATACCACGATGGGTGCAATCAATACGGTTGTGCTTATCGTCAGCAGTTTGACGATGGCCTGGGCCGTTCGTGCTGCTCAGCTTAGCCAGAAGAAGTTGTTGGTCGTCATGCTCAGCCTTACCCTGGCACTCGCCGGCGTGTTCCTCGTGGTGAAGTACTTCGAGTACACGCACAAGTTCGACATCGGTTTGTACACCGGTCGGTCGAACGTGATGTATCAACTGCAACACCCCGACGAAAGCGATTACAACAAAGAGCTGTACGACTCGGCGATCGCGGCCGAAAAGAAAGAAGAAGCAGAGCACAAAGAGGAAGAAGCCCACGCAGTTGCCGAAGCCGAACACGAGGATGAGCATCCTCACGAACATGCCGATTCGCACTCTGCGGAGCACGGCGACTCGCACGCACACGGCCACGGCGGTCCCGAGCAGTTTCTCGATGCTCCACGCAACACACAAATTTTCTTCGGCATCTACTACATGATGACCGGGCTCCATGGTTTCCACATTGTGTTTGGTATGATCGCGATCGGATGGTTACTCTTCCGCTCGATCCGTGGTGATTTCAACAGCGAGTATTTCGGCCCTGTCGACTATGTTGGCCTCTATTGGCACTTGGTCGACTTGATCTGGATCTACCTATTCCCGCTGCTCTATCTCATTCGTTCCTAAACCCAATTTGGGATTCCTGATAATGTCTGACCAATCGACCAATCACTCTGACGATCATGAACATGGCTTGGCCCACGTCATGCCTTTGTCGATCTTGTTTGGTACCTTTATCGCGTTGCTCTTTTTCACCGGTCTGACCGTTTTCCTGGCGGATCAGCACTTGGGTGAAATTGATATTTGGATCGCGCTGGCCATCGCCACGATTAAGGCGGGGCTCGTCGCGACCTACTTCATGCACCTTCGCTACGATAAGCCAATCAACGTTCTGCTGTTTTTGTTCACTCTTGGATTCGTTGCGTTATTCTTCGGCATCACCCTGATTGACTCCGAGCAATACCAACCGCAGATTCAAGATTACTACGAAGCGACCACGACCGTCACCGTGAGCGAGGCACCTGTACCGGCTGCTGAATAATCTGCCGGTGGCGGTTATCGGTGGAGCCCTGACGACCGATGCTCAGGAATTCTTACTCTGCGATTTCGATGCGCCGCGATGAATATCAGGCCAAGTTCGGTTTTGCTCTGTTCATCGCCTCGCTGACGATGTTCTTTCTCGCTAGTCTGGCAGCCTACGCAATCATTCGCAGCAGTTCTGGGG
This genomic interval carries:
- a CDS encoding cytochrome c oxidase subunit 3 family protein produces the protein MSAAVETQDQAHHEDGDHHGHSPFQAHHFETMQQQFDAGKLGIWLFLFTEILMFSGLFCAYLIYRYNHPEVFLYAHKQLDTTMGAINTVVLIVSSLTMAWAVRAAQLSQKKLLVVMLSLTLALAGVFLVVKYFEYTHKFDIGLYTGRSNVMYQLQHPDESDYNKELYDSAIAAEKKEEAEHKEEEAHAVAEAEHEDEHPHEHADSHSAEHGDSHAHGHGGPEQFLDAPRNTQIFFGIYYMMTGLHGFHIVFGMIAIGWLLFRSIRGDFNSEYFGPVDYVGLYWHLVDLIWIYLFPLLYLIRS
- a CDS encoding cytochrome C oxidase subunit IV family protein, producing MSDQSTNHSDDHEHGLAHVMPLSILFGTFIALLFFTGLTVFLADQHLGEIDIWIALAIATIKAGLVATYFMHLRYDKPINVLLFLFTLGFVALFFGITLIDSEQYQPQIQDYYEATTTVTVSEAPVPAAE